CTCCTTCGATTTATGTTTAGAACTTTAAAGGACACTATTCCACCAGTGAAATGCAAGTGTTAGAACTCAATGTACATCCAAAAAAACTATATGctatgagaagaaaaaaaggagtttttaaaaaagacaacagaaattGTCACtatcatttatacatttgagCCTCTGTCAGTTGATACTCAAGATCCTTAATCTTCTCTTTCAGATCCTAGAGAGAGCAAAAAGTCTattaaacaatgtaaaaacTACAGTgatacattgttttaaattgacaaaataaaattatttactacTAAGTCATTGTGTAGTTGTTACTTTGTGAAAAATGGCACACATTTTCATAGCAGGATTTTTACTTGAGAAAGTTTGGATAGGCACCCATGTTACTCAAAATTACCACAGTAGGGTCTCTCCCATTGCTCGAGTTCCCATCCCGAACACAGAGCTCAGGAGGCTGTGCCTCGacctacctgctgccccaatatCAATTGTATGCAAAGTACCTTCGTGATTGAGGAGTGTTCAGCTAGGGAGCTCTCTAGGTGTTCAATTAGAACATCtttctgaaaaaaggaaaatcagacACCGTATCAGAGCCTAGGAATGTATCAAACGTGAAACAATTTTCTGGACATATGGCATAGTTATGATTTCTTAAATTTAAGCATACAGGCTTCCCTCGCATAACCCTATCCTTAATCCTTAGTCATGTCTGAACATTGGCTTGTAAAATTAATTCTTGTAGATCTTTCATTACCATTAACGTAATGGGGAAAATAGACTATGTGTTACTGAGCCATCAAACCTTTGCCTGTGCCGCTGCTGTGCTGTCACCTGTGACACGTGACAACTGCCCCGATTGAACGAAGACGAAGGACGAGCACTGTGGGGAATGTAGTTTACGGTGGGGCAATAAAGGTTAAAGTCTGCCATTTTCACAGGGCCCAGTCCACACTGCCTGGGACAACTCATACATGCTTACACACCAAACGTATATACAAAATTTCTGccctttttttatattaaaaaaaacagagaaaatccAAGACagaattattgaaattattaaaacagcAGAACTGCTCTAGACACCTGTTACTTTGCTTCCAGGGCAAGGGCAGAAAACCCAGTGAGTTTTGCATATGTGTCCGGTGCTAAAGGGCCAGAGCCACTACAGTACTCCCGGGTTACTGGAACTTCATCTGATTCTCGGTTCTCCGCAAGACCACTTACAAACTGAAGCAGGGATCCACAGAGCATCTGTCATTTTTGTTGATAAACTTTTTAATTGTTCACTAGTTGATCAAACATATATAAAGCAAATCGATGTGAAATCTTGAGTAGTTCAATTTGCACTGTTACAAACTTTTTTGAGTAGCATTTACTTTTTGACTAAACTGTCTGTggcttcaggtgaattggtgacactaaacaTTGCCCACAGGCACCCCCTGAGACTTAGATCAGTCTCATCAGATGAGGGTTTAGGTCGCTCTTGTCATTCCTCTGCCCAAGTGAATCATGTAGACACATAACCATAACCACGTAGCGCTGATATTGGGTGAAGTGCTCAAATGATCTCCAACCCTCAGTTGAGGGTGGGATCTAATAcagcatttacttttacatcaGTAGCTAGCACACCAGATTGAACTACATGCCAAAGCTTCAGTGATGCACAAACAGGCAGTGATGGCAAGGTTGTTCAAATGACTGTAGAATCCAACAGCTGTTGAACAACTTGTAGGTGATCTACCACTCTGTGCTGGCAAGTGAAGGGTCACCCCTCTCTTATCCTCCGCTGCCATGTGACACCTCTGGCTCTGAGTTGATGCAGTGGCAGAGAACACACAGGGTGGCCACAAAGTCCCTATGCATGTTCATTAAATTTCATTAGAAATTGTCTGTCTCCTTCATACTCCAAATTTTAAGCTTTTCCTATGTTCTCCTGGacgtgaaacaaacacacacacacacacacacacacacacacacacacacacacacacacacacacagagggtgaaaccacttgtctcaagcgtGGTCACGgcgatccagagcctaacccggcaacacagggcgcaaagctggagggggaggggacacactcaggacgagacaccagtccattgcaaggcatcccaagcaggaactgacccccagacctgccagagagcaggacccggcaaacccgccacaccactgcAGCCACCCCTCACTGGATGTGAAACAAAACGTAAACAAATGCTCAACAAAGAGCACAAAACTCACAAATAGGGGCTTTGAGGTCTCTCTGtacaactttatttttaaaatttcttatagttttgcttttattacttttctttTGGTTTGTGGGTATTTTTTGGGTGAACTGCAAGCTATGTGTAGTGTACATGCTGATtgtcttttctcattttattttgttgatatGTTACTATGTATTGTCTGATGTGAGGTGCTATGTGTGAATTTCCAAGCAGAGATTAATAAAATATCATCCTACCCCACCTTAAAATAGGGTCCCAGAGCCATAGACAAGCACCAAATACCCTGGTCTAGTGGTGCACTATAGATCTTTATTGTGCTTTCCTATTTACACCATGTTGTAAATAAGTGTTAAGAGGCTCAGAATGCTCAGGCTTTCGTTCATTCAAACAAAACGGCTGAGATCATCAGCTCTTACACTTTACACGCTTCCTTTATTGCCCCGTTCTCTTAAAACACTGTTCATTGCAGACTGCCTTTCAAAACAATTCTGACTTTTAATCAAGTTTTATGTAAGactttcctttgcttttcaaCTTTTATAGGATTTCTGAGATGTTCAACTGCAAGCACTCAGCTCTGACAAATTATATGCACGGGGAGTAATGTCTCacatggggtggggtgggctaGTCCTGCCTGCTTTGCATGATACTGGATGTCACAGAGATACGCATGTTGAACTGAATTGTCTGGCATTTCTTATGAGAGCTGActtatgtgcattttttgtggaataaattacatttgtcCCTAACTTCGGACTGTCGTAAAAAGAGCCTTTGTTATACGAGAGAGACCTGTATATGGGAAATACAATTTACATGCTTATAAAATCTGTACCTTTATCTGTGAAAAGAATACAGTAAACACAGAATGATAAGAATACAATAAACTGTAcaacatcaaacattttaaattgcaagTAATTAAGTATCACACAAGATATGTACCTTCTGAATGAGTTCATCTTTCTGTTCAAGAGCCAGTGTGGTTTCATCCATTTGTTGCTTAAATTGCCAAATACATATGGAAATTACACAGTATTCAAGTCATGGGTGAATAATAAAAGCTACACATTATGGCACCCAGCACGAAATTGCTCCCAAATTAGTCCAAACTGTCATACTCACACACAACTAACTCAAGATCCAAAGTCTTGACCATAGCTGCCATACAAATGTAGTAGAGATATTGTTTCGTATATTTaccataaataaaatcattGCTTGTGCAGATCTCTTGTGGTGAGTTACATATGTGTCAGTGTCATTATAAAGTATGGCTGAAGGAAATGAAGATCAACACATAGTGCTTGCTTCCAAAAAGACAACAAATCAGTGTTTTACCGATAAAAATCTAACAGCTCCAAGCTATAAACAATACCCTTTTACAATAAGCTTCTGTTTTCACACCAGAGAAATACTATCAGAATATCTGGACTACAGCAGGCTGGCACCTGTAAACTGTGTAGGTGACTAATGAGTCCAAATATCTTCTTCTTGTCCATCTCTCGCTCTGGCAAAATACTGCAAATCTGTAATGTTTAACATACAGTCAAGTCACTTTCCTTTGAGCAATCAAAAGTATAATTGCACAAGAAACTGAGTTTCAAATCTATACCTCACTAGAAAACAATTCATGTTGTTCCCTCAGTGCTTTggtttctttttcctgttacaacaacaacaaaaagttatatttttgcagaaagatgcatttcagttcattttaatatttgctgAAATGGATGCCTATGAAATGACAATCAGTTGTGCTTTGTACAATGATATTACTTTTACATAACTTCACAATAGGGAGTACAGAAAGACTGTGCAGACAGCCGACAGCACTTGTTTCTCCTGAACAGCACACTGTGCCCCACAACtgttaaaaaaacatatgaacGTAAAGGTGCACTGTTAACTGAGAAATTACCTCTTAgctcaaattcaaaaaaaatttctcaCCACCTACCAACAATTTTACATAGGCTTCAAGCTTGGTGATGACAGCTGCTCGTTCTTCCAAGCAGCTCCGCATAACCTCCAGCTCATCTGTGAGCTGTTCTGCCTCCTGCATGGACTGCTTCATACTGTACAGAGTGAAGAAAAACAGTACCAGGATGAGACGATTGTTCTCACCACAGCAAGAATTCACCTTCACTGAAGATTAAAATATGCAGCCCATAAATCACAACAAGGAACAGGGAGACTGTGCTATGATGGAACTGGTCAACAGTTGGCGattctcacatacacacatacatacacacacacacacacacacagagtcggAAGCTGCTTCTCCTGAGCGAGGTTGCGGcagactggagcctaaccaattgtcacaaaaaaacacaagcgaTTTCAAATGACACACTGATATTTTGTTCAACTTTGCAATAAATATCAGTAATGCACAAATATCAATATAAATAACGACCTTCGAACTTGGTTTTTCAGCTCCATGTTTTCTGAGCGCAGACAGGTGTTGAAATCCTCAGCTATGTCCAAGGACTTCTGCAAGTCCTCGTTCATCTTCTTCAGGCGATTTTTGGAGATCATAAGGTCGGTAATAATATTGTTCCCCTGCGCCAtacttttttcacaaaatatatacagtgaCTGTATGTGACTGAGtataataaattcatatttaataaaaacaattattttcaaCTTTTGTCAATAGTTCATAACAGCAAAATGCATACTAAGCttgtattttatatgaataAGTATGAATACATTCTGTAGCAATCCTTTGTCtaaaaccttaacattttacacTGTATATACTTCACATACATTTCTGTGAGGAAAATATTGCGACATCCCATGACATTTGTATGCTATCACATATACACTTACAAATCAGGGAAGTTTAAGATGTactcctcctctctggtgtAGTCCTGCTGACTGTCTGATACTTTACCCTCTGGaaaaaagatatgaaaacagacaaatgatGACAAAGGTCACCAACAGTTTTAAGGGGTAGAAAGtaacataaaatacaaatggTGTGTcaaggaaattattattattttaggaAATATTGTGAGATAATAGGGTAATAGTGATTACATTTAATGTGCCCTGTAATGGTACAAAATTCAACTATAAGGAGTCTGATCATCGTTTGGCACAGTTTAGCAAACAGTAATATTAGACAACAGAAACTAAAATCTATTGTCATGCTTTTTAGAGAGAATTATAAACTTGTTAATCATGGTGAGAAAATTTTATACACTTGAAACATTAAGAACGTAAATGATTTTCTATTACCTTCATGCTCAAAGCTGTTTTCATGTTTCCCGTGAAACCTGAGAGAAAGGGCAGAACTCCACACCAGAGCAAAACATGGAGTTTACAGATAGTATATCTTTAGAGCAGTGCTATGCAGCCACGCAGGGGGTCTGCCTGTCTACACAACAGAGGATGGAAGGACAAGGAACTTACTACCTACCTATAGGTGCTAAAGGGCCTCTGACAATTAACTGGGTTTGGTGGCACTGAGGTCAGATGAGCTGTAAAAACTGTTACCAtatctgaaaattttaattctCTAGATAAACTATTTGGTGCCTTCTCAACtgcacatttatgaaaaagAGTTGAACATTGATTTACATGTCAAACTTCAAATGACATGAGTCGCTCTGTACCTCTAAAGAaacatcttctttctttctttaactcACAAAATAAACCAATGCACAACGCTGAATACGGTGCATAAAACATCATTTGCCTATAAATACTACCCAtatgctccggttccccgcgaccctctacgggacaagcggttctaaaaatgtgtgtgtgtgtgtgtactacccATATTTTCATGAACCTAGGCTTATTAACGTCATGAAATGGCATGCTATGACTTTGCTTCCAAGAAGCCAAGAACCAACAGGTATGGAATAGCAATCTGTTAACTCATCTCCTTCCAACTGtaaaacacagagctgtttaataataaaatacaaaaaaaactgttacttCAGCAGAGGGTCCCCTTCCACAAGCTCCTCCCACCCACTGCCACGCTCGCGCCGTTCCCACACGCACTGTTGCTGGCCTCGCTCCGGCAGCTTCGCGTGCCACGCGTTCTGTCCGAGGTCGTGCATGGCCCGCGCGGGCGACTCCCGTGGTCGATGCCAGTTTGCGCCCAAAGGACAGGAGAAACTCCTGCGAAGCATCTCGTTTCCAGTGTAAACTAGACTGGTTCCTTCCTGTGGAGATTCCCGGACAAAATGACACGATTAGGTCCGCTGGGATCAGCATCATGTGCACAAAGTTCCGTTATTTTGTCCACCGCTTCTGTCGATTTATGCATAAATTTTGTCACACGTCCTGCCACTGCAGTTAAACAAGGAGCTCCTTGCGAAACAGACGAGGTATATGATGAAGCGCCGGGGAAATGCTGCccttatttacaaaaatgttttacctCACGAGACCAGTTTACTAATTAAAATAGGGAACCTTTATACTTAATGAGTAGAAAATTAAACTAGACTTACGCAGTGTGCCCTCACGTACATACAATACGGTACCATACAATACCACACATTACCACagcatacaataaaaatgtgacgCCTTAGCTACAAGCTAACTCATTTCTTTCTCCTAAATGGGGTCAATCGAAAATGCCCCTCCGAGAAGCATTTACAACATTAGCTACCAATTTCTTAATAAAATATGGGCTATGTATGTCTTACTTTTGCAGTGGCTTCCTGAGATTAGGTGTTTTTTAACAACCGAAAGCAGCCATAACCCCGCCAGTTACCCAACTTGCGCCAAAGGTCTCCGTTCGGTCGCGGTTCTAGAACCTTCTTAGTTTTCTGGCGTTTACACGCGAACCATGACACTAATAGTGATAGGCTACGTAACTCGGGCTGTTAATGGGAACGATCCCGGTGAAAGACGGCACTGAAATGCCTCACTGTAAACTTACAGCTGAATCAGCGATACCATGGGAAAGACAAGTTTGTTACTGTCTCGACAATGcgttttatgtaatggctttttagtAAGCTTTGTTGACCAACTATAGTAGGAAATTTGTcgatgtttgttttgtgtattgataactttattaaataaagtttagaggaaaaaaaatcagcgatACCACAGGCACATGGCATCAGCAGTAATACAAtttataactaaataaatgtagtatataAATCCCGGCGTATATTAAAGCTTCCTAAAAATGCAAGGAATGGATGGTGTCTGGCATATGGACATTTTGAGAGCAATTAAAActactatttatttatgtatgaatGAAATAGCTACCACTGAAAGACAAACTCGAGCGATATTGTACATGTTACGAGCTGTGACTCACGAAGACTCGACATGATTCCGGTGGATCTCAGCCCGTTAAGGCAACGGAAGAGTTTCCCACTTTTTCCAGCATgagtcgctgtcggtttccacTGTAAATCGGCTGTGTTACAGACCGCGCGCGGTTCAACGGACAAGTCCTTCAAGTCTTCGTGTGTTTCTGTtgggaaaaaaaggtgtaaCTCCGACTCACTCGGACACGTTACAACATGAATCCCAAATTACACTGCAGAACCCAGACAGACAGCGCACAGCCAACATtgtactctactctactctactctagtACCACGCCGAGGGCTGAAGCAATTAGAAAAAGCCGGCGAATTGTGGTGCTTAGAAAAAAATCCCTTAAGGTCGATTCCCTGGAGACAGTAAGTAAGGGTTGTGGAGCCCAGTTAGCAGTTCGACTCCAGGCCAGAGCCTTTAGGTCAACAAGTAACCTAAACCATCACTCCCAAAATGGGACCGTTTTCGTATCTGCAGACACAGCTGTAGATGTGtgataaattgttttttttatttttaattgttttaatgtaaagggggtgcggtggcgcagtgggttggaccacagtcctgctctccggtgggtctggggttcaagtcccgcttggggtaccttgcgacggactggcgtcccgtcctgggtgtgtcctcttcccctccggccttacgccctgtgttaccgggtaggctccggttccccgtgaccctgtatgggacaagcggttctgaaaatgtctgtgtgtgtgttttaatgtacACTTTCTCAGTCCTCGTCTCTTTTCTCTAGACTAATCATTATGTAGTGCACAAATCGTGTTTTCTATGAGaggtacgtcgcttcggagaaaagcgcttactaaatgaagaataaatgtCAACGTAAAAAACTAGTGGTAGAAAAACAGCCAACCACCGTTTCCCAAAAGCTGAAAAGAAGAGTGCTTTCCACACAAGTTTCGCCGAGGCGGAGCGACCATCATGTCACCAGTTGGCAAGAGGAGCAACGCGAAGACAAGCGAGCGTCGCTTTTCCCGCGCATTTCCGTTACGCGTCGCGCGCCTCACTCAACCGCATAAAAAGAGCCGTCGGAGGGCAGTTTGCGTTCGGGCGCCTCAGCGGCGAGAGTCCGAGCTCTTTAGGCGCCTTCAGCCCGCATCATGTAAACATAGTAAACAGCGTTCCGCGGAACTGTTCAGAAAGGTTTTTTTAACTGCATAACTCATTCGTATTAAATATCTTCACTAgtcgtcgcaaagtagcgcccgtttcgTATTACAACCATTCgttgtaactcacacacacacagaaccgcttgtcccatacagggtcacggggaaccggagcctacccggtaacacagggcgtaaggccaaagggggagggggacgtacccaggacgggacgccagtccgtcacaaggcaccccaagcgggactcgaaccccagacccaccggagagcaggactgtgggctaacccactgcgccaccgcgccccctactctcgttgtaactcgaatttttaatttaatacacTTACGGGGTGGTTCGTAGCTGCGAGTTGTACGCAAGTCAGACCTTCGTAACCGGAGACTGCCAGTATTTGTAATGATTAACTTACTCATTTTATATTGAAGGTAGCTTTAAGGGAGCAATTTATttaggggtaagtaccttgaccaagggtactgaAGCAGGAGGGGAGATGATTTGAACTCATCATGTATTGATGTTTTAAATCTTTTCATATTAATCGGTTTGTGCTTTATACTAGCTAATGTGCACACCTGACTTTCCCAATTTCTACAGGACCTGCACTTGTATGAAAATGAAGATCAGTGTGGTCCTCCTGTTGTCAGTGTTCCTTCCCGTCATCAAGGGACAGGCGTTCCGCTGGGGACCCTGGGGACCCTGTCCGGAGCCTGCCGTGCAGTCAAAGTTTACCCTTTGTAGGGTACTGCACCCTTCTAACTACCTGACTGATGGCAagcagccagtgtgtgtacttttacagCAATATTTAATTACTTATCCGGTGTTTCGTGTTGCCCCTATTACTCCCAGGCTTCTTCATTAACTGTGGAAGAATGAATAGTTGTTGATTGTTCACCACATTAACCAGTGGTGTAATTTTAATGACATCATCATGCTCATCAGAACACACAAAATCTTACTTGTAAATGTTCCATGTTCACTTTTCTATCTGCCACAGTTCTTTGGAAAGTGGTATGAGATCGAGAAGCTGCCTGGCTTCTTTGAGACAGGAAAGTGCACTGAAGTCAGTTACTCACTTCGGGCTGATCGGACCATTGCAGTGCTCAAAATGAGAGTGATGTGAGTTACTGTGGTCATTGAACCTGGGAAAGCGCAACTCAAATGGGTTGTGCTACATGAAGGAGCACTGATGCCTGATAACACCATCTAATGGACAAGTTAAGAAGAATAGTGTTCATTGCTCATGGTTAAGAATTCTCTATTGTTTAACTGTTAGTTGAGGTAAAGATCCAGTAATTGATGACCAATAGCTGTTTTAGAAACAAATCTTGTGGATAATTGGACTGGTGTAAAAATGACCACGGATGAATGACATGACAAGTACCTTAAAAGAATACCCCCCCCGGGAAGGAGTGCCATATTACACTGAAGGGACAGCTGTTGTACAGGATGCCAATCAGACTGCCAAGCTTGGAGTCACTTTTACTCCCTGTAAGTAACAGGGGAGGGGtatttattgtatgtatgtattgtattgtattgtattattttggtgatagggggcgcggtggcgcagtgggttggaccgggtcctgctctccagtgggtctggggttcgagtcccccttggggtgccttgcgacggactggcgtcccgtcctgggtgtgtcccctccccctccagccttacgccctgtgttgccgggtaggctccggttcccccgtgaccctgtatgggactagcggttctgaaattgtgtgtgtgtgtgtgtgtgtgtgtgtgtgtgtgtgtgtgtgtgtgtgtgtatttatttatttattttggtgaTAGACATTGCATACTGAagtagtttaaaaatgtttatatgtcaCACAGCAATTTAATAGTGTCCAGAATCCCTTCACACCCAAGTTGTTCTCGAAAGGAACTTGTCATTCGAATGAGTTGGTTTAGACCAATTTCAGATGCTCAAGTGTTACTGAATTTCCTCTCAGCGAACCCCTACAGACCGTACTGGGTTCTCTCCACTGATTACACCACCTCAGCGGTGCTCTACTCCTGCATTGATATCCTCCGGATCTTCCATGTGGAGTATGCCTGGATTTTGGGTCGTGGGAGATCGCTGCCGGAGCAGACCGTCAACGCTTCAAAAGAAATCCTCTTGGGCAGCAACACTGATGTCAGTAGAATGACTTGGACCAACCAGGAGGGTTGTTAGGCGGTCATTTAGATGAAAggttaaatgttttgtttcaacAGACATGTTTTTGATGGCAAATGAATTCATCTCCCTCTTTGATGTATGCTAAAGAGCAAGAAATTTGTCAGTAAATTTCCTGTTTGATGGTTGCCCTCTCATGGTCTGTAGCTATAGGTGGTATATGGGTAATATTTCtaattgtgcgtgtgtgtgagatgtggaAGTAGTTAATGTGTTTAAGTATGTTCTCATTAATAGTtcaataaatgtactgtatgctaCAGTGCCTTGCAAGGCTTCATGCTCTCATTTAATGCAAGGGAAACTATTGGTGGGGAAGCGACACAGAGTTGACCTTTAGGATGTGTCCAGATCCGCTTATTACACTGGAGCACAAATTGTTGGCAGTAAATCACTTTTGCGGGGAGTGCAAGGGCACTTTAGAGAGTTGCCATGCTTATGATGACCCATGTATGAGCCTGTAAAGGGGGCAGAGAGACAGCCGCCTGCGGGGGGGAGCTCTCTGTGCCAGCAGCTGAGGGTGTCTCCTGTGTTTTATACAAACCTCCTGCAGACCATCAGTCCTGGGGCAGGGGGAAGAAAATCTTTCACAATACACATGTGTACAATACCTGGAGCCCAACCCTCTCTATGtccttatatttacattcatttagcagatgcttttctccagtgtgacgtacatctcagaaaatacaatttgtgcgttcTCTTAGGCAAAAGAGAGGCAACTGTGTGACTTGcataagagatgatgggtgaagcaAGTCTGCAGGAGCTGAATTTTAAGACCCTATTTAAATATGGgtggtttcagcagttctgagtgggaagGGGAGGTCATCCTACCACATTGGAGTCAGACCTGAGAATATTTGTgcttgggaccaccaaacgggcagaggtggaggagtgtagcagtctcgTTTGGGTGAggtgaatgatcaagtcttgtcgATATCTGGAAGCAGTTCCATTGACatatttgtaggccataaccagggtcttaaagttgatctgggcagctatgggaagccataTACATATGATAAACTTCACAATTAGCACATCACAAAGTGTACTAACATTGACGCTCccctaaaaaaaattacatccatAAAAGTGGGTATCATTCATGAACAACCATCGACAAAGAATTTATGGAACTATTTCAAGCACTGATGTGGCCTtcaagaacatttgtaaaactATTCACTCAGTATTATAATACTGCATACACAGTATAACAATTTAATTTCTATAGTGCTGTACCTTCCATAGACACGGTACTCTGTTTGACACAGCTATAGCCttagacacacatacatacaatttTAGCTTCTGCCCTCCTTTGGAGCACCTGTTTTGGCCTATTACATGtctaaaatgattttttcaGTTGGCTTTGTTTTCTGGGGTTTGAAAGTTGAAAAAGCTGTAGAAGAGCCTGCTGATGACGTGGCACATGGATATTAGTTGACTGGACACTTCCGACTGTTGCAGGCAGGAGGCAGTACTGGACTACTAATGGACTTGGCTGCCAATGAGAAAGCCGTCCACCCAGACTTCTTCAATGGTGAGTAGAGGTCTGAGATACACCAATGTGAC
The window above is part of the Scleropages formosus chromosome 19, fSclFor1.1, whole genome shotgun sequence genome. Proteins encoded here:
- the LOC108927782 gene encoding uncharacterized protein LOC108927782 isoform X3, with protein sequence MLRRSFSCPLGANWHRPRESPARAMHDLGQNAWHAKLPERGQQQFHGKHENSFEHEEGKVSDSQQDYTREEEYILNFPDFMAQGNNIITDLMISKNRLKKMNEDLQKSLDIAEDFNTCLRSENMELKNQVRSMKQSMQEAEQLTDELEVMRSCLEERAAVITKLEAYVKLLEKETKALREQHELFSSEICSILPEREMDKKKIFGLISHLHSLQQQMDETTLALEQKDELIQKKDVLIEHLESSLAEHSSITKDLKEKIKDLEYQLTEAQIHSSGGGFQFFDGTFSPPVTCCVSLAEELQLWPPLRDHQGDIFTKECTEDTEKMLRAHILPSSPTGRLISWQVWCCERMKTVVWATGVICLCFLVLLTLLWTLIPIPCSTKGLTCADVVYCLVQSYRSVYHFGLKPF
- the LOC108927782 gene encoding uncharacterized protein LOC108927782 isoform X2, which produces MLRRSFSCPLGANWHRPRESPARAMHDLGQNAWHAKLPERGQQQCVWERRERGSGWEELVEGDPLLKFHGKHENSFEHEEGKVSDSQQDYTREEEYILNFPDLNRLKKMNEDLQKSLDIAEDFNTCLRSENMELKNQVRSMKQSMQEAEQLTDELEVMRSCLEERAAVITKLEAYVKLLEKETKALREQHELFSSEICSILPEREMDKKKIFGLISHLHSLQQQMDETTLALEQKDELIQKKDVLIEHLESSLAEHSSITKDLKEKIKDLEYQLTEAQIHSSGGGFQFFDGTFSPPVTCCVSLAEELQLWPPLRDHQGDIFTKECTEDTEKMLRAHILPSSPTGRLISWQVWCCERMKTVVWATGVICLCFLVLLTLLWTLIPIPCSTKGLTCADVVYCLVQSYRSVYHFGLKPF
- the LOC108927782 gene encoding uncharacterized protein LOC108927782 isoform X1 — translated: MLRRSFSCPLGANWHRPRESPARAMHDLGQNAWHAKLPERGQQQCVWERRERGSGWEELVEGDPLLKFHGKHENSFEHEEGKVSDSQQDYTREEEYILNFPDFMAQGNNIITDLMISKNRLKKMNEDLQKSLDIAEDFNTCLRSENMELKNQVRSMKQSMQEAEQLTDELEVMRSCLEERAAVITKLEAYVKLLEKETKALREQHELFSSEICSILPEREMDKKKIFGLISHLHSLQQQMDETTLALEQKDELIQKKDVLIEHLESSLAEHSSITKDLKEKIKDLEYQLTEAQIHSSGGGFQFFDGTFSPPVTCCVSLAEELQLWPPLRDHQGDIFTKECTEDTEKMLRAHILPSSPTGRLISWQVWCCERMKTVVWATGVICLCFLVLLTLLWTLIPIPCSTKGLTCADVVYCLVQSYRSVYHFGLKPF
- the LOC108927783 gene encoding apolipoprotein D-like isoform X1, producing the protein MNDMTSTLKEYPPREGVPYYTEGTAVVQDANQTAKLGVTFTPSNPYRPYWVLSTDYTTSAVLYSCIDILRIFHVEYAWILGRGRSLPEQTVNASKEILLGSNTDVSRMTWTNQEGC